One segment of Glandiceps talaboti chromosome 21, keGlaTala1.1, whole genome shotgun sequence DNA contains the following:
- the LOC144451345 gene encoding uncharacterized protein LOC144451345: MAMVQEQQLRLLTWMAILSTVGITLSQGASSFIECNLNTSDFHFDDITSSSANISWASLSTDRVTELNISSVTNYVISYNGTYRSFFDHGDEKTVSPKEPRWFEVSGLYPWPMRYKVCLEIEYVSGDGQSMKAAGERGCSSLCSKRDYFDYYSIVAMASAGTLILLGLLSLAVPDPYQMKKDVEETPQQLKSKAFPDNVVDFTDMDL, translated from the coding sequence ATGGCAATGGTTCAAGAACAACAGCTCCGTCTACTCACTTGGATGGCGATCTTGTCTACTGTTGGTATAACTCTAAGCCAGGGCGCTTCTTCATTTATCGAATGTAACCTAAATACATCCGATTTTCACTTCGATGACATCACCTCCTCGTCCGCAAATATCTCTTGGGCAAGTCTTTCAACCGATCGAGTGACTGAACTAAACATTTCATCCGTAACAAATTATGTTATCTCATACAACGGAACATATCGATCATTTTTCGATCATGGTGACGAGAAAACTGTCTCTCCGAAAGAGCCTAGATGGTTTGAAGTAAGTGGACTATATCCCTGGCCTATGCGGTATAAGGTGTGTTTGGAAATTGAGTACGTCTCTGGAGATGGGCAGTCGATGAAAGCAGCTGGAGAACGAGGATGCAGTAGTTTATGTTCAAAGCGCGACTATTTCGACTATTACtcaattgttgccatggcatcaGCTGGAACTCTTATTCTGCTAGGGTTGTTGAGTTTAGCTGTTCCAGACCCTTACCAAATGAAAAAGGACGTTGAAGAAACACCGCAACAGTTGAAAAGTAAAGCCTTCCCAGATAACGTTGTAGACTTTACTGACATGGACTTGTAG
- the LOC144451103 gene encoding cyclin-dependent kinase 11B-like, translating into MSDSDDHHTDNSDQEHQEQRHKGRDPGWRVKTLDEILEEKKRRKEREDKEKRSSLEDGELRAESKSAEPMNQGSEDERSDDALDIKPPQLARKKDKDSRSHRKEDRRKDKHKDRDEHERRRKHKRRSDHDDRVIREKDRSKDRRSDERDRRERERLVMEQARRREESRRERERLERIERERQRDREKRAERDRERIRREEVRRRPHDERRIRGDKRDRLIREEKPYRNRSQERHGEHEERKSARNTPIKHSDERHESKREEIDEADILEVNASGNEAISSANESSGAESEVEEPVSASESDVEEIEVSAEEESSAEESESNEEESGSASDSESESEEESSSNSSSSSGSESESEKEDKDQDANKDGPSVIQSKFDDPSSPSDTADDISEISNGEYLPESPQLSPVELKQVLPPYMPAISGCRSVEEFQCLNRIEEGTYGVVYRAKDKKTDEIVALKRLKMEKEKEGFPITSLREVNTLLKSQHPNIVTVREIVVGSNMDKIYIVMDYVEHDLKSLMETMKQPFTLGEVKCLLRQLLRAVRHLHDNWILHRDLKTSNLLLSHKGVLKVGDFGLAREYGSPLKQYTPIVVTLWYRAPELLLGAKEYSCPIDLWSVGCIFAEMLTMKALFPGRSEIDQLNRIFKELGTPSEKIWPGYSELPAVKKVTFADYPYNNLRNRFGAYLTDIGFELMNKFLTYNPTRRITADTALEHEYFKESPLPINESDFPTWPAKSEQPRNTKRETSPKAPEGGMNFNKLGEDDADIDKGFRLTLASQGSSAKGTGFNLKF; encoded by the exons ATGAGTGATTCAGATGATCATCATACAGATAACAGTGATCAAGAACATCAAGAACAACGCCACAAAGGAAGAGACCCCGGCTGGAGAGTGAAAACCCTGGACGAAATCCTGGAAGAGAAAAAGAGGAGAAAGGAAAGAGAGGATAAAGAGAAGAGAAGTAGCCTTGAGGATGGTGAATTGAGAGCGGAAAGTAAAAGTGCAGAACCAATGAATCAAGGAAGTGAAGATGAAAG ATCGGATGATGCGTTAGACATCAAGCCACCTCAGTTAGCCAGGAAGAAAGACAAAGATTCCAGATCACACAGAAAAGAAGACAGAAGGAAAGACAAACATAAAGACAGAGATGAGCATGAGAGACGACGTAAAC ATAAAAGACGTAGTGATCACGATGACAGGGTTATAAGAGAGAAAGATAGATCTAAAGACAGACGATCTGATGAAAGAGACAGGAGGGAAAGAGAAAGACTTGTAATGGAACAAGCTAGAAGACGAGAGGAATCCAGAAGAGAAAG GGAAAGACTTGAGAGAATTGAAAGAGAAAGACAGCGTGACAGGGAGAAGAGAGCAGAAAGAGATAGAGAAAGAATTAGAAGGGAAGAAGTAAGGAGACGACCACATGATG AGAGAAGAATAAGAGGAGATAAACGAGATAGACTGATAAGAGAAGAAAAACCTTACAGAAATAGAAGTCAGGAGAGACATGGTGAACATGAAGAGAGAAAGAGCGCTAGGAATACACCAATCAAACATAGTG ATGAAAGACACGAGTCAAAGAGGGAAGAAATAGATGAGGCTGATATTTTGGAAGTCAATGCCAGTGGTAATGAAGCCATCAGTAGTGCTAATGAGTCTTCAGGGGCAGAATCCGAAGTAGAGGAGCCTGTATCAGCATCTGAATCCGATGTCGAGGAGATAGAAGTCAGTGCTGAAGAAGAAAGCAGTGCTGAAGAATCAGAATCGAATGAAGAGGAATCGGGTTCAGCTTCAGATTCAGAGTCAGAATCAG AGGAAGAaagtagtagtaacagcagtaGTAGCAGTGGAAGTGAAAGTGAGAGTGAGAAGGAAGACAAAGACCAAGATGCCAATAAAGATGGTCCAT CTGTCATACAAAGTAAATTTGATGACCCCTCGTCTCCAAGTGACACAGCTGATGATATATCAGAAATTAGCAATGGCGAGTACCTACCAGAATCACCACAGTTATCTCCAGTAGAATTAAAGCAAGTACTGCCTCCGTACATGCCAGCTATATCTGGGTGTCGGAGTGTTGAAGAGTTCCAGTGTCTGAATAGGATAGAGGAAGGAACGTATGGTGTAGTGTACAGAGCTAAAGATAAGAAAACAG ATGAGATTGTCGCCCTCAAGAGGCTAAAAATGGAGAAAGAAAAAGAAGGGTTTCCCATCACATCTCTACGTGAAGTCAATACACTGTTGAAATCACAACATCCAAATATTGTAACAGTCAGG GAAATAGTCGTCGGTAGTAACATGGATAAGATTTATATAGTAATGGACTATGTAGAACATGACTTGAAAAGTTTAATGGAAACTATGAAGCAACCattcacattgg GTGAAGTGAAATGTCTTCTACGTCAGTTACTACGGGCTGTACGTCATCTCCATGACAACTGGATACTTCATCGTGATCTGAAGACCTCTAACCTGTTGCTAAGTCATAAAGGTGTTCTCAAAGTGGGTGATTTTGGACTAGCTAGGGAGTATGGTTCTCCTCTCAAACAGTACACGCCTATAGTAGTGACTCTATGGTATAGAGCTCCTGAACTACTGCTAGGAGCAAAG GAATATTCTTGTCCAATAGACTTGTGGTCTGTAGGGTGTATATTTGCTGAGATGCTGACAATGAAGGCGCTATTCCCAGGTAGATCTGAAATAGATCAACTCAACCGAATTTTCAAG GAATTGGGAACACCCAGTGAGAAAATCTGGCCTGGATACAGTGAACTACCAGCTGTCAAGAAAGTTACGTTTGCTGATTATCCCTACAATAATCTTAGAAATCGCTTTGGTGCCTACCTTACTGATATAGGTTTTGAACTCATGAACAA GTTTTTAACATACAACCCTACGAGACGTATCACTGCAGACACAGCATTAgaacatgaatatttcaaagaatCACCGCTACCAATAAATGAATCTGATTTCCCTACATGGCCGGCTAAAAGTGAACAACCAAGAAACACTAAGAGAGAAACAAGTCCTAAAGCTCCTGAAGGTGGAATGAATTTCAACAAATTG gGTGAAGACGATGCTGACATCGATAAAGGATTCAGACTCACATTGGCTTCCCAGGGATCATCGGCTAAAGGAACTGGATTCAATCTGaaattttaa